One Cololabis saira isolate AMF1-May2022 chromosome 12, fColSai1.1, whole genome shotgun sequence DNA window includes the following coding sequences:
- the adnpb gene encoding activity-dependent neuroprotector homeobox b, whose translation MFQLPVNNLSSLRKARKNVKKVLGDIGLEFCRDHIEDFKDFVPPDVYIKHTSWEDVCMWEPSHTKPQEYRSKPFCCSGCLFSSKYFSAYKSHFRNVHSENFESNILLNCPYCTFNGNKKTLETHIKLFHMPNSASRPGHGGASAAAGALGAKDGLLKRDNVEQAVYYCKKCTYRDPLYNVVRKHIYREHFQQVAHPYIAKPGDKAAAPNGADASAASNQIHCKKCLFVPRTYEALVQHVIEDHERIGYQVTAMIGHTSVIVPRPKPLVMFPPKSQGDKTVIGMGPKGAVMAAPRSAAQQLGRGVLPSKAGFGSLLAAGLKARPSQPFGAGAPQGRAALPGNAQVHVPQQSHAAKQLLSGVSLRGPLLAGASSALRSHPLGARVQAAATTVASVSAKKGGAASLLGTSYTQKWKICTICNELFPENVYSAHFEKEHKAEKVPAVANYIMKIHNFTSKCLYCNRYLPSDTLLNHMLIHGLSCPHCRATFNDVEKMVAHMRLSHPDEKVGPRTDSPLTFDLTLQQGNPKNVQLIVTTYNMRDAPEESVAFHAQNHAPPPALAASSGKRLPPQQPPRTPAADGPAKASPQASVPYKRDVGKTLCPLCFSILKGPISESLAQHLRERHQVIQTVHPVEKKLTYKCIHCLGVYTSNMTASTITLHLVHCRGVGKTHNGQEGRAAAAPARAGPQAPGAAALKRPGGLDGSDAAKRRRTGPPGERAHPRDMNAFVENPDDPVVLALDPKGQENQPYETRKAFLTRYFNRAPYATQREVAKLASRLWLWRSDVSGHFGVRRRRCVQECERQRASVLLGFSMHELDALTHDLALAGVGGAGGATNAPRTSKTRMGVSERALQRHRELVASGGRPPPRLRGPGRTGGEAGGGAEPLPAATTGGDPTTRATSPQNLPLDLSEPIAIDSSEEEDDDEEEEEEEEQGGDKDPAEEEEEADRHGNQQPTGAPEGEEPAPQGEEPATGVSDLDDLSDDDDDDDDDDDEDDDDDDDEAAHVENGFGAADGSGGAPSPIIIPKFVPSAARSGRDHAHLGKQQV comes from the coding sequence GAGTACCGGTCCAAGCCGTTCTGCTGCTCCGGCTGCCTCTTCTCCTCCAAGTACTTCTCGGCCTACAAGAGCCACTTCCGCAACGTCCACAGCGAGAACTTTGAGAGCAACATCCTGCTCAACTGCCCCTACTGCACCTTCAATGGCAACAAGAAAACGCTGGAGACGCACATCAAGCTGTTCCACATGCCCAACAGCGCGTCGCGGCCGGGCCACGGCGGCGCCAGCGCGGCGGCGGGGGCCCTGGGGGCCAAGGACGGGCTCCTGAAGAGGGACAACGTGGAGCAGGCCGTGTACTACTGCAAGAAGTGCACGTACCGGGACCCGCTGTACAACGTGGTGCGCAAGCACATCTACCGAGAACACTTCCAGCAGGTGGCGCACCCCTACATCGCCAAGCCGGGGGACAAGGCGGCCGCCCCCAACGGCGCCGACGCCAGCGCCGCCAGCAACCAGATCCACTGCAAGAAGTGTCTGTTTGTGCCGCGCACCTACGAGGCGCTGGTGCAGCACGTCATCGAGGACCACGAGCGCATCGGCTACCAGGTGACGGCCATGATCGGCCACACCAGCGTCATCGTGCCACGGCCCAAACCGCTGGTCATGTTCCCGCCCAAGAGCCAGGGGGACAAGACGGTGATCGGCATGGGCCCCAAGGGCGCCGTCATGGCCGCGCCGCGCTCGGCGGCGCAGCAGCTGGGCCGCGGCGTCCTGCCGTCCAAGGCGGGCTTCGGCAGCCTGCTGGCGGCGGGCCTGAAGGCACGGCCCTCCCAGCCCTTCGGCGCCGGGGCCCCGCAGGGCCGCGCCGCCCTGCCGGGCAACGCCCAGGTCCACGTGCCGCAGCAGTCGCACGCCGCCAAGCAGCTGCTGTCGGGCGTGAGCCTGCggggccccctgctggccggCGCCTCCTCGGCGCTGCGCTCCCACCCGCTGGGCGCCCGCGTGCAGGCGGCCGCCACCACCGTGGCCTCGGTGTCGGCCAAGAAGGGCGGCGCCGCCTCGCTGCTCGGCACCTCCTACACCCAGAAGTGGAAGATCTGCACCATCTGCAACGAGCTGTTCCCCGAGAACGTCTACAGCGCGCACTTCGAGAAGGAGCACAAGGCGGAGAAGGTGCCGGCGGTGGCCAACTACATCATGAAGATCCACAACTTCACCAGCAAGTGTCTGTACTGCAACCGCTACCTGCCCAGCGACACGCTGCTCAACCACATGCTGATCCACGGCCTGTCCTGCCCGCACTGCCGCGCCACCTTCAACGACGTGGAGAAGATGGTGGCGCACATGCGGCTGTCGCACCCCGACGAGAAGGTGGGGCCGCGCACCGACTCGCCGCTGACCTTCGACCTCACGCTGCAGCAGGGCAACCCCAAGAACGTGCAGCTCATCGTCACCACCTACAACATGCGCGACGCGCCAGAGGAGTCGGTGGCGTTCCACGCCCAGAACCACGCGCCGCCGCCCGCCCTGGCGGCGTCGTCGGGCAAGAGGCTGCCGCCCCAGCAGCCGCCCAGGACCCCGGCCGCCGACGGCCCCGCCAAGGCCTCCCCGCAGGCCTCGGTGCCGTACAAGAGGGACGTGGGCAAGACGCTGTGCCCGCTGTGCTTCTCCATCCTGAAGGGGCCCATCTCGGAGTCGCTGGCGCAGCACCTGCGCGAGCGGCACCAGGTGATCCAGACCGTCCACCCGGTGGAGAAGAAGCTCACGTACAAGTGCATCCACTGCCTGGGCGTGTACACCAGCAACATGACGGCCTCCACCATCACGCTGCACCTGGTGCACTGCCGCGGCGTGGGCAAGACCCACAACGGCCAGGAGGGCCGCGCCGCCGCCGCCCCGGCCCGGGCCGGCCCTCaagcccccggcgccgccgcccTCAAGCGGCCCGGCGGCCTCGACGGCTCCGACGCCGCCAAGCGCCGGAGGACGGGCCCCCCGGGGGAGCGGGCCCACCCCCGCGACATGAACGCCTTCGTGGAGAACCCGGACGACCCGGTGGTGCTGGCGCTGGACCCCAAGGGCCAGGAGAACCAGCCGTACGAGACGCGCAAGGCGTTTCTGACGCGGTACTTCAACCGGGCGCCGTACGCCACGCAGCGCGAGGTGGCCAAGCTGGCGTCGCGCCTCTGGCTCTGGCGCTCCGACGTGTCCGGCCACTTCGGCGTGCGGCGGCGGCGCTGCGTGCAGGAGTGCGAGCGGCAGCGCGCCAGCGTTCTGCTGGGCTTCAGCATGCACGAGCTCGACGCGCTGACCCACGACCTGGCGCTGGCCGGGGTGGGCGGGGCCGGCGGAGCCACCAACGCGCCGCGCACCTCCAAGACCCGCATGGGCGTGTCGGAGCGGGCGCTGCAGAGGCACCGCGAGCTGGTGGCTAGCGGCGGGCGGCCACCGCCTCGGCTACGGGGGCCGGGCCGGACCGGGGGCGAGGCCGGGGGCGGGGCGGAACCCCTGCCCGCCGCCACCACCGGCGGAGACCCGACAACCAGGGCCACGTCGCCGCAGAACCTCCCACTGGACCTTTCAGAGCCGATCGCCATCGACTCCAGCGAGGAGGAAGACGACgacgaggaggaagaggaagaggaagagcaggggggggacaaggacccggcggaggaggaggaggaggcagatCGCCACGGCAACCAGCAGCCAACCGGAGCTCCGGAGGGGGAGGAGCCGGCGCCGCAGGGGGAGGAGCCGGCGACGGGAGTTTCAGATCTTGATGACTTATCTGACGACGACGAtgacgacgatgatgatgatgatgaggacgatgatgatgatgatgacgaagcGGCGCACGTGGAGAACGGCTTCGGCGCGGCCGACGGCTCGGGCGGCGCGCCGTCCCCCATCATCATCCCCAAGTTCGTGCCGTCGGCGGCGCGGAGCGGAcgagaccacgcccacttaggaaaGCAGCAGGTCTGA